A window of the Gossypium hirsutum isolate 1008001.06 chromosome A03, Gossypium_hirsutum_v2.1, whole genome shotgun sequence genome harbors these coding sequences:
- the LOC107886166 gene encoding probable pectinesterase/pectinesterase inhibitor 33, which translates to MSIFSYLNISTALTYVLNNQIKEKPKKKNSPILAMEIKILLVFFVSLSSMLSTTLSRSTRSNITWWCNQTPHPEPCLYLMSHGSRRFVPKHMSQFRKIMVQLAFDRAVMTGKKVNEFGQSCENWKQKAAWRDCLKLFDNTILQLNTTLRGLESRRRMGCNDFDAQTWLSTALTNIQTCEAGFMDFNVSDFFTPSSSNNISQMISNSLAVNGIFLRKRNLTQVFPGWLSRHHKRLLLSSTKAHIVVAKDGSGNFRTVQTALDAAAKRKRYTRFIIHVKRGVYRENIEVSSANRNVMLVGDGMKRTIITSSRSAKTGYTTYSSATAGIDGPGFIARDITFSNTAGPTKGQAVALRSASDLSVFYRCAIVGYQDTLMVHSQRQFYRECYIYGTVDIIFGNAAVVLQSCSIFARRPLKGQANIITAQGRGDPYQTTGIAIHNSRILAANDLKPVVHAFNTYLGRPWQQYSRTVVLKTYLDSLVSPAGWSKWGNSEFALGTLYYGEYKNYGPSSSTKWRVKWPGFHVITSASVASRFTVNSLIAGGTWLPTTGVPFTAGL; encoded by the exons ATGTCCATTTTCTCCTACTTAAACATATCTACGGCCCTTACATACGTACTCAACAACCAGAtcaaagaaaaaccaaaaaaaaaaaactcaccaaTATTGGCCATGGAGATCAAGATATTGTTAGTCTTTTTCGTATCACTCTCTTCAATGTTATCCACTACACTTTCTAGGAGTACGAGAAGCAATATAACATGGTGGTGCAACCAAACTCCTCACCCTGAACCATGCTTATATTTGATGAGCCACGGCAGCCGTCGTTTTGTTCCCAAACACATGTCTCAATTTCGGAAGATAATGGTTCAACTGGCCTTTGATCGAGCCGTTATGACGGGAAAGAAAGTCAACGAGTTTGGACAGAGCTGTGAGAATTGGAAGCAGAAGGCAGCATGGAGAGATTGTCTCAAGCTCTTCGATAATACCATTCTTCAACTCAACACTACTTTACGAGGCCTAGAGAGCAGGAGGAGGATGGGCTGCAATGACTTCGATGCACAAACATGGCTTAGCACAGCACTGACCAATATCCAAACATGCGAAGCTGGGTTCATGGATTTCAATGTTTCTGATTTTTTCACTCCCTCTTCATCCAATAACATATCCCAGATGATTAGCAATAGTTTAGCTGTTAATGGGATTTTCTTGCGTAAGAGAAACCTTACACAAGTTTTTCCTGGTTGGCTCTCCAGGCACCATAAGCGCCTATTGCTATCTTCAACCAAGGCACATATTGTGGTGGCCAAAGATGGGTCGGGAAATTTTAGGACCGTTCAAACTGCTCTAGATGCTGCCGCAAAGAGGAAAAGGTATACCAGGTTTATCATACATGTGAAAAGAGGTGTTTATCGGGAGAATATTGAGGTTTCCAGCGCTAACCGTAACGTTATGCTGGTTGGTGACGGTATGAAACGTACAATAATCACCAGTAGCCGGAGCGCTAAAACAGGTTACACTACCTACAGCTCTGCAACTGCTG GGATCGATGGCCCTGGATTCATTGCTCGGGACATAACATTCAGTAACACAGCAGGTCCAACAAAAGGCCAAGCAGTTGCTCTCCGTTCGGCATCAGATCTCTCAGTCTTCTACAGATGTGCCATCGTGGGATATCAAGACACCCTCATGGTACATTCACAGCGGCAATTCTACCGAGAATGTTATATCTATGGCACTGTAGACATCATCTTTGGCAATGCAGCAGTAGTCTTGCAAAGCTGCTCAATCTTTGCTAGAAGGCCCCTAAAAGGACAGGCAAACATAATCACTGCACAAGGCCGTGGTGACCCTTACCAAACCACCGGGATCGCAATCCATAATTCGAGAATCTTAGCTGCAAATGATCTTAAACCAGTGGTTCATGCATTCAACACATACTTAGGGAGGCCATGGCAGCAGTATTCTCGAACAGTTGTCCTCAAAACTTATCTTGACAGCTTAGTTAGTCCTGCAGGATGGTCGAAATGGGGCAATTCTGAATTTGCTCTTGGTACATTGTATTATGGGGAGTACAAGAATTATGGACCGTCTTCTTCAACTAAATGGAGGGTCAAATGGCCTGGCTTTCATGTGATAACTAGCGCAAGTGTGGCATCACGTTTCACGGTTAATAGCCTTATTGCTGGCGGGACATGGTTACCCACCACTGGTGTACCATTCACTGCTGGCCTCTGA